A single genomic interval of Cucumis sativus cultivar 9930 chromosome 5, Cucumber_9930_V3, whole genome shotgun sequence harbors:
- the LOC101205949 gene encoding photosystem II core complex proteins psbY, chloroplastic: MAATMATMAILNAKCFTPINKTPLLPSKPATKPISLPLPILTKPSLAGTAIAGAIFSTLSSGDAALAAQQIADLAEGDNRGLALLLPLIPAVAWVLFNILQPALNQINRMRTEKAVIVGLGLGGLLASGLVGTPEAMAAEAGSDGRGQLLLIVVAPAIAWVLFNILQPALNQLNRMRSE, translated from the coding sequence ATGGCGGCAACAATGGCGACTATGGCTATCCTCAACGCCAAATGCTTCACCCCCATTAATAAAACCCCACTTCTCCCTTCAAAACCCGCCACCAAACCCATCTCCCTCCCTCTCCCTATCCTAACCAAACCTTCCCTCGCCGGTACTGCCATCGCCGGAGCAATCTTCTCAACACTGAGCTCCGGAGACGCTGCTTTGGCTGCCCAACAGATCGCCGATCTAGCGGAAGGCGACAACCGGGGACTGGCTCTTTTGCTGCCGCTCATCCCGGCGGTGGCGTGGGTTCTGTTCAACATTCTTCAGCCGGCGTTGAATCAGATAAATAGGATGCGTACGGAGAAGGCGGTGATTGTTGGGTTGGGTCTGGGTGGGTTGCTGGCGTCGGGGCTTGTGGGGACTCCGGAGGCAATGGCGGCGGAGGCAGGGAGCGACGGGCGAGGACAGTTGCTGTTGATTGTGGTGGCGCCGGCGATTGCTTgggttttgtttaatatattacaGCCGGCGTTGAACCAGCTGAATCGGATGAGATCGGAGTGA
- the LOC101205553 gene encoding small RNA-binding protein 11, chloroplastic — protein sequence MANRLGSELFISRLSSYTTLERLKNLFSPFGSISEARLIRDPKTERPKGFGFVTFQSPAEAKKALKAMDGRIVDGRLIFVEFAKTEKHGVDPTSS from the exons ATGGCTAACAGACTTGGCTCGGAGCTCTTCATCAGCA GACTATCATCATACACAACTCTAGAACGACTTAAGAATCTGTTTTCACCCTTCGGTTCAATCTCTGAAG CTCGGCTAATTCGTGATCCGAAAACCGAGAGGCCCAAAGGGTTTGGTTTTGTCACATTTCAATCCCCAGCTGAGGCAAAGAAGGCTCTTAAAGCCATGGATGGCAGG ATTGTTGATGGAAGATTGATTTTCGTTGAGTTTGCAAAGACTGAGAAACATGGGGTAGATCCTACATCTAGTTAA
- the LOC101205316 gene encoding ultraviolet-B receptor UVR8: protein MDATTSETAALQFHSIPDQSVSTIVTSATSTFPQSKRHCFGESDPGEFPLAANPSIVLHVLTACNLDPQDLAKLEATCSFFRQPANFAPDYELSISELAALDMCRKRAIFKPMTPEQHEAMKQRCGGSWKLVLRFLVAGESCCRREKSMAIAGPGHSIAVTSKGAVYSFGSNSSGQLGHGTTEEQSPPRLIRSLQGIRIIQAAAGGGRTMLISDAGHVYAFGKDSFGEAEYGAQGAQVVTTPKLVESLKDIFVVQAAIGNFFTAVLSREGTVYTFSWGTDSRLGHHTEPNDLEPRPLKGALENIPVVQIAAGYCYLLALACHPSGMSVYSVGCGLGGKLGHGSRTDEKHPRLIEQFQLLNLQPVVVAAGAWHAAVVGRDGRVCTWGWGRYGCLGHGNEDCESSPKVVEALINVKAVHVATGDYTTFVVSDDGDVYSFGCGESASLGHNVVLPEEEGNRQPHVLKPELVRSLKQISERVVQISLTNSIYWNAHTFALTESGKLYAFGAGDKGQLGVELANQTERGNPELVDIDLN from the exons ATGGATGCCACCACAAGCGAAACGGCAGCCCTACAGTTCCATAGCATTCCTGATCAATCAGTTTCTACTATTGTCACCAGTGCAACATCCACATTTCCACAATCGAAACGACATTGCTTTGGGGAATCTGACCCAGGTGAATTCCCCTTAGCCGCCAATCCCTCCATTGTTCTTCATGTCTTGACTGCATGTAACTTGGATCCTCAAGACCTTGCAAAGTTAGAG GCAACATGTTCATTCTTTAGACAGCCTGCAAACTTTGCTCCTGACTATGAATTGTCGATTTCGGAGCTTGCTGCATTAGATATGTGCCGAAAGAGAGCCATATTCAAACCTATGACACCAGAACAGCATGAAGCAATGAAGCAAAGATGTGGTGGTTCCTGGAAACTGGTATTGAGGTTTTTAGTGGCTGGAGAATCATGTTGCCGAAGGGAAAAATCCATGGCAATTGCAGGACCCGGCCACAGCATTGCGGTCACTTCCAAAGGAGCTGTTTACTCTTTTGGATCTAACAGCTCTGGACAGCTTGGACATGGTACAACTGAAGAGCAATCACCCCCTCGCCTTATCAG ATCCCTGCAAGGAATTCGAATAATTCAAGCAGCAGCAGGGGGCGGGAGGACAATGTTAATCAGCGACGCCGGCCATGTTTATGCATTTGGCAAGGATTCATTTGGTGAAGCTGAGTATGGAGCTCAAGGAGCTCAAGTTGTTACTACACCAAAGTTGGTTGAATCCCTGAAGGATATATTCGTGGTGCAAGCTGCAATTGGAAATTTCTTTACTGCTGTATTATCAAGAGAAGGTACCGTGTACACATTTTCTTGGGGGACTGACAGTAGGCTCGGTCATCATACCGAACCAAACGACTTGGAACCACGACCCCTGAAAGGAGCATTAGAAAACATTCCAGTTGTTCAAATTGCTGCTGGATATTGCTACCTTCTTGCTCTAGCTTGTCATCCTAGTGGCAT GTCAGTATACTCAGTTGGCTGTGGACTGGGTGGGAAGCTCGGTCATGGTTCAAGGACCGATGAGAAACACCCACGACTTATTGAACAATTTCAGCTTCTGAATCTCCAGCCAGTCGTGGTTGCTGCTGGTGCTTGGCATGCAGCTGTTGTAGGTCGTGACGGTCGGGTTTGTACCTGGGGTTGGGGGCGATATGGGTGCCTAGGTCATGGAAATGAGGATTGTGAATCTTCCCCTAAGGTGGTGGAAGCATTAATCAATGTTAAAGCCGTTCATGTTGCCACAGGAGATTATACAACATTCGTAGTATCTGACGATGGTGACGTGTATTCTTTCGGTTGTGGAGAATCAGCTAGTCTCGGGCATAACGTCGTTCTTCCTGAAGAAGAG GGGAATCGGCAACCGCACGTTTTAAAACCAGAACTAGTCAGATCCCTGAAGCAAATTAGCGAGCGAGTAGTACAGATTAGTCTCACTAATTCAATTTACTGGAATGCACACACCTTTGCATTGACAGAGTCGGGGAAGTTGTATGCATTTGGTGCTGGAGACAAAGGGCAGCTGGGAGTTGAACTTGCAAATCAAACCGAAAGGGGAAATCCAGAGCTAGTTGACATTGATCTAAAttaa